CAGCAAGTTGAACAAGTATACTGAGATCTGGCATATTTATTCCTGTTTCCCATCTGGAAACTGTTCTTGCAGATACCTCAAACTTCTCGGCAAGCTGCTCTTGCGTAAGATTCTTTTCTTTACGACATTGCTTTAAAAAAGCTCCAATCTTTTTTGTATCCATGTCTCTACCTCTCTTCCACTTACAGCTTACCAATATATAGCAAAATTACCACGACATAAAACGAGAATCCGCTAATTTTCAATCGGACATCATATGTCTAAAACAAATAAACGGTATTTTCACCCCGAAAACATTCTATTTTTCTATAAATTAACTTTCTCTTTTATGTCTATCTATAAGCAACAGAATAAACATAACAAACCATATCGCCCATGCAATTAAACAACCAGTTCCTATATACCAAATATCTATAATCATTCCAGCAATAAAAGGAAGTGACATAAGCATCATTCTCTTCCCATATGCCTTACACATAGCATTTTCATCATATTTTTTTCGTTCTTCTGCAGATTTCATATTATAACCAGACAAGAAGTTGGATGCTTGTCCTTTTGACCTATAAAACCATATTCCAAATAAAAGCATAATTACTGCCATTGCAAAATCAAAAATAATATAAATATAGAACATATAATGCTTCCTTTCAGTCGATTCCACAAACTTGAAGTTATTGATCTTCTGAATCCAATCCAAGTTCTTTCAGCTCTTTTTCGTTTTGGATATCTTCAACAGTTTTCTTTCCAGTGATTGCACTGTAGGCTTCTTTGATGCCATTTTTCACTGCCCATTTGATAACGAAATACAGCGCAATCAAAATAACAATTGCGGTTCCTCCACTTATACCTAATTCATTCCACATAATTCAATCCTCCAAATTCCGATTTACCTTCACTTTATTTTACCATAGTGCTTTCTAAAGTGCTATTCTAATATATACAAAAGTGTAAAAGAACGATCTCACACATATACCATGTTTTTCAATATAATCTCTTCTGCACTAACTTTTATATTATTCATTAACCTAACCCACTTCATCTGATCCTGTACCTTTAATTCTTCAGTTACACCCTTTTTTTCTGCCATCTGTTTCATAAGCATTTCCACCTGTTCTCTGGCTTCCTGATCGATCTGATTCAGATGTTCATTCAATTTT
The sequence above is drawn from the Coprococcus comes ATCC 27758 genome and encodes:
- a CDS encoding DUF6019 family protein, which gives rise to MWNELGISGGTAIVILIALYFVIKWAVKNGIKEAYSAITGKKTVEDIQNEKELKELGLDSEDQ
- a CDS encoding DUF3784 domain-containing protein; protein product: MFYIYIIFDFAMAVIMLLFGIWFYRSKGQASNFLSGYNMKSAEERKKYDENAMCKAYGKRMMLMSLPFIAGMIIDIWYIGTGCLIAWAIWFVMFILLLIDRHKRES
- a CDS encoding TnpV protein, with the protein product MKKQIYDEKNGMSYTLHGDYYLPDLVLREEEPTYGKYGMLRKQFLKEHRSARYQYMLLTGKLNEHLNQIDQEAREQVEMLMKQMAEKKGVTEELKVQDQMKWVRLMNNIKVSAEEIILKNMVYV